The Mercurialis annua linkage group LG2, ddMerAnnu1.2, whole genome shotgun sequence genome contains a region encoding:
- the LOC126669919 gene encoding uncharacterized protein LOC126669919: protein MMISRRGRDNCRHLLCHFFYNSLFFICIISLHTSCSTKCLNGFSARGKHKTKGQPSSFVSASSRTAIRSSTGVSFGLTLDLFRFWARCKFVTFLYVMYIDS from the exons ATGATGATTTCGAGGAGGGGGCGAGACAACTGTCG GCACTTATTATGCCATTTCTTTTATAATTCGCTAttctttatatgtataataagTTTGCACACTAGTTGTTCGACAAAATGTCTCAATG GTTTCAGTGCGAGAGGAAAGCATAAAACCAAGGGCCAACCGTCCTCCTTTGTTAGTGCATCTTCGAGAACGGCGATTAGAAGCTCCACTGGTGTTTCATTTGGGCTCACTTTGGACCTTTTTCGCTTTTGGGCAAGGTGTAAATTTGTCACCTTTTTGTATGTTATGTATATTGATTCATGA